A window of Psychromonas sp. CNPT3 contains these coding sequences:
- a CDS encoding type I secretion system permease/ATPase has product MNKQWAIQSSENLNQDPLLDCLVLLSEHFGAPCSAEALSAGLPLTGSVLSPELLPQAAMRAGLSAKLTRKSLNNIPAMLLPCIILLKDQKACVLQELDIKNNKAILSLPETGGEERVSIEDLESTYVGYLFLIKQKYHGDRTFDVHINATEKHWLWDHIKASSSIYRDVIIASILINIFALVSPLFVMNIYDKVVPNMAFESLWVLAIGGTIAYIFDLILKQLRSYLIDMAGKKIDIQVSSKLFAKVIGIPLDKQAPSVGGMARQLGEFDSVREFLSSATLTALVDLPFSLFFIFIIYLVAGDLAVFPVLATFMILGYALYVQPKLRIAIEECNKFSGLRHGHLIESLSSLESIKANGAEGIIQNSWQQMLGHTANWQLKTKTITNSVANVSGFLVQFTVIAVIVLGVYRVSEGLISMGGIIAAVMLSSRAVGPMAKVASLMTRYNQTLSSLRQLDGIMDQEGEFENKGHLSSVKKLSGHIVFEHVSFQYPNIEKSAIYPLSIKVEPGERIAILGRNGSGKTTLAKLLLGLYHPTQGSIRYDGLHQGQLHPSDLRRNFGYLPQDIVLFHGSIKDNILFGTKQVTEYQLIRAVQLSGVSMFTDLESEGLDQQVGEGGKSLSRGQRQAVALARAILNDPQILLLDEPTASLDARAEKQFMSSMAKTAKHRTLFLITHKMHLLQLVDRIIILERGHIVADGPKDVILEKLKNGAIKMDAKK; this is encoded by the coding sequence ATGAATAAACAATGGGCCATCCAATCGTCAGAAAACCTCAATCAAGATCCCTTGCTTGATTGTTTAGTCTTATTAAGTGAACATTTTGGTGCCCCTTGCTCTGCAGAGGCGTTATCTGCTGGATTACCACTAACGGGCAGTGTTCTCTCTCCTGAGTTATTACCACAAGCCGCCATGCGCGCTGGACTGAGTGCAAAACTGACGCGTAAAAGTTTAAATAATATCCCTGCTATGTTATTGCCTTGTATTATTTTATTAAAAGATCAAAAAGCGTGTGTATTACAAGAATTAGATATAAAAAATAACAAAGCGATCCTTTCATTACCAGAAACAGGGGGTGAAGAACGTGTCAGTATAGAAGACTTAGAATCAACATATGTAGGTTATTTATTCCTCATAAAGCAAAAATATCATGGCGATCGAACGTTTGATGTGCATATTAATGCGACAGAAAAACATTGGTTGTGGGATCATATCAAAGCCTCTTCTTCTATTTATCGAGATGTGATCATCGCGTCTATTTTAATTAATATTTTTGCGTTAGTATCGCCTCTTTTTGTGATGAATATTTACGATAAAGTGGTCCCTAACATGGCATTTGAAAGCCTGTGGGTGCTTGCTATCGGAGGTACTATTGCTTATATATTCGATCTTATATTAAAGCAATTACGTAGCTATTTAATTGATATGGCAGGTAAAAAAATAGATATTCAAGTCTCTTCTAAATTGTTTGCAAAAGTGATTGGTATTCCTTTGGATAAACAAGCCCCCAGTGTTGGTGGTATGGCAAGACAACTGGGCGAATTTGATAGTGTGCGTGAGTTTTTATCCTCTGCGACATTAACCGCATTAGTGGATCTACCTTTTTCGTTGTTTTTTATCTTTATTATTTATTTAGTCGCGGGAGATTTAGCGGTTTTCCCTGTTCTTGCTACCTTTATGATTTTAGGTTATGCCCTATACGTACAACCTAAACTGCGTATCGCCATTGAAGAATGTAATAAATTTTCAGGCCTACGCCATGGGCATTTAATTGAAAGCTTATCATCACTTGAATCGATTAAAGCTAACGGTGCAGAAGGTATTATTCAAAATTCATGGCAACAGATGTTAGGCCATACTGCCAATTGGCAATTAAAGACAAAAACGATCACTAACTCGGTTGCCAATGTTTCTGGATTTCTTGTGCAATTTACGGTAATAGCGGTCATCGTTTTAGGGGTTTACCGCGTATCTGAAGGCTTGATCTCGATGGGTGGTATTATTGCTGCTGTTATGCTTTCTAGTCGCGCCGTAGGGCCGATGGCAAAAGTGGCATCATTAATGACGCGTTATAATCAAACGTTAAGCTCATTACGCCAACTCGACGGTATTATGGATCAAGAGGGCGAATTTGAAAATAAAGGGCATTTATCGAGTGTAAAAAAACTCTCCGGGCACATTGTTTTTGAACATGTTAGTTTTCAGTATCCGAATATTGAAAAATCTGCGATTTATCCATTATCGATAAAAGTAGAGCCGGGTGAACGCATTGCTATATTAGGGCGTAATGGCTCAGGGAAAACCACCCTCGCCAAACTGTTGTTGGGTTTATACCATCCAACGCAAGGCAGCATTCGCTATGATGGTTTGCATCAAGGGCAGTTACACCCAAGCGATTTACGCCGTAACTTTGGTTATTTACCACAAGACATCGTGTTATTTCATGGTTCAATCAAAGATAATATTTTGTTTGGGACGAAACAAGTTACAGAATATCAATTGATAAGAGCGGTACAACTTTCTGGTGTCAGTATGTTTACTGATTTAGAATCAGAAGGATTAGATCAACAAGTGGGAGAAGGTGGTAAATCACTTTCTCGCGGTCAACGTCAAGCGGTTGCTTTAGCGCGTGCGATTTTAAACGATCCGCAAATATTGTTATTAGATGAGCCAACCGCAAGTTTAGATGCGCGTGCAGAAAAACAATTTATGTCATCGATGGCAAAAACAGCAAAACATAGAACGCTCTTTTTAATTACCCATAAAATGCATTTATTGCAGTTAGTGGATCGTATTATTATTTTAGAAAGAGGTCATATTGTGGCAGATGGTCCTAAAGACGTTATTTTAGAAAAATTAAAAAATGGGGCAATTAAGATGGATGCCAAAAAATGA